The Solanum pennellii chromosome 4, SPENNV200 genomic interval TGTTGATATTCTGGTATGTACACTTATTATCTTGTTTGTTACTCATCTCAATGATTTAATTGGAAGGAAATTGTTGGCTTATGATTTATGTGGTTACTTCCAATGCTTCACAACCCTCTGCTGCTTCTGAGTATAGCATGTATAATGAACACAATCTTGTTCACAATTAGAATGGAGCTTATTTGTAGTAGTGGTTTATCTTTTGATCTATATCCCTTTGTTCATGGACATGAGTTTTATTTTGTGTGGGGAAACTTGCTGAAAATTAACTGTTAATATATGTGGTATTGCAGAGGAGGAATTGATATGACTGCTGGTTCGAGTACATTGATATCCACCAATTTAGAGGCTTTAAGGTTGGAATGGTTAGGTGTTCCTTGGTCTCATGTAACATGTGTACAACTTTGTCATGATATTAATTTTTGGGGCTTTCATCGATCTAAAATCTTGCATCGCATTCATTATTGTTGTCAGCAGTGATGACTGAAACCTAGATGGATAATTGAAAGTTGCTTGCTTGCAAGGCTGAAGTGCTATGGCGGCTGTGGTTTGGTTCACATCTAATTTCTTGAAAAGTAAGGGTCAGCTGATATGTAAAATGAAGCCTCTTATGGTAGTTGTATTATCATCTTTCacaaatcaaaaggaaattgtACTTCTTTCTAAACAATTCTTGTCGATAGGGTAACCAGCTCTTTTTGGACGGTCTGAGCAATATATTTTCAGGGTGAGCACCAATTTTGGGCTTCAACTGTGGTGTAAGCTGTTAATGAAGTGGAAAACTCAGTTTAGTGATCGATGTCATGTCATGAATTTCTATTTTTACAAAAGTGAGATTTAGCTCTATTACAATGAGATTTTCAATATCTTAGTTCTGTGCATTATCAAGGTCTGAATCATTTTCTTCCCGCGATTATTCTCAGTGGTAATATGAAGATACTAGTATTTTCTGTGCACGTACAATTACAAGTTAAAGTTCTGCTGAAAGCattatataagaaaagaaaatcagATACTGCTTAAATTCAAGAACCAGTTTCCCGCAGTAATTTATGCCTGGAGATGTAGAAATACGAAAGCTAAGGTATGAACGAATATCAATATGTCCAGATTAATGTTATTAAGGTTCTATATCTTTGGTCATAATCATTAATCATGTTGCCATTCGAAGTTTTTAATGGCAATCTGTATGTTCTTTCACAAAACAACTCAAACCTATAGACTAATCTTAACAAGACACATTGTTTGGTAGAAGGTATTCCCTTGTTTGATTGTGTTTTCAATCAGTGCATAATTAATACACGTATTAGCTATGCATTTTAATTAGgaaagatttttgaattttgtggtcTGTAAATGtacttatcaaaaaaaaaaatttatcttataATATTAAACATGTTAcatgtaaaaagaaataaacatcTTTTAACgaatttaaaaaacaataaaacagaCAAAATGAAAGAGTGAGTACTGTACTGATTGCATacaatcattatttttatgcatagtaAACCATAACATTAACAATGTGGGGTTACTTTTCTTATTCTAGTATATCCTATTAATTCAATACAACAAACTAaacataataaagaaataaatttaacataacTAATCCCAATATTATTAATGCATATCGCCGAATCATTTGTGAATCGAGAAAAGAGAAGTGAGGATTTTTTTTCTAGCCTACATTAACTTGGTCTAAAGCCAAAAGTTCCGATATTGCTCACACTTAAGTTAAAATGCTAAGTAAACTGTTCAATGAACAGTGTGGGTGGAGCTACAATAGTATTTAAGGTTTCGACCGAACTGAAAAGCTTTTGCTTAAACAAAAAATTCGACAAAATGTACAAGTATTTAATTGCAAATTCAGTAACTATAACCAACTACGAGTCAAGTGGCAAATTTAGAACCCATAAATCTTGGGTGcttgaaatatgatattatgaaaAATGGACTTCCCGTAGAAAATTAGAACTGTTCAATGTTACCACACAGGATGCAGATGTTTGCTTTACATAACTTGCTTCGTCTGGTGAAACACCCACTGGAAGAATAGAATAGAATGGAACTGTAATTACATAAACTTGTTTCACAATCAAAATATGACGCTGTAGAAGTTTTATTTCTGTATCTTCTATCTACCAAAAGAATCGACCAACTGTTTTTGTGCATGCAAACCTCAGTAACATATACaccaaaatttaatttctttaacCCACCTAAGACATGTCATAGCAAGCGCCCTTCCGTATTGTAAAATCCACTTGTTACGCTAAGACAGTCTTAACACCACAAGTACCTTCGGCAATCGCGTTGCTCGTCTATGATGACAGCCAGTGGAAGGATAAGTCAAGTTACCATGATACTGTCAGATCCATTTAGCGGTAGGCCATACTGTATGACTAGGGAAGAATGGATCTTAGTTGATGGAGATTATAGACTCTTCTGGACCCCATGCCACTCCGAGATCATGACTACTATATATCCAGAATCTCCATAGAACATCACTTGCAATGATTCAAATGAGTTACAATTCTGTGTCTTGCTTCTGAGTCCGTGGAATGTTATACAGGATAAGACCAATGAGAAGGACAGCACTGCCGAGAAGGAAGAAAGGGCTCAAACTTGAACCTTGTGGGAGATATGGCAGCGGCATGGAGAGAAGATACATTGACAAAGGCACTGCataagaaaagaggaaaaagaatCTGGTTGGTCATAGGACTACATAAAATTCAAATGTAATCGACACCTCTAAGCACTGTATGCAGAGTGTCTGCAAGAGAGCGAGAGTGAACCTGATGACATTACAACAAGGGAAGAAATTACAGCAGATGAAATCTTCATAAGATTGAGAGCTGATATGTTGAAAGCAATATTTGTAAATATGTAAAGAAGGGGTAGCAATGGTGCTCCATCACAACCTGACCAATAAAAGGTGCCAAAAGAAAAGTCAGACTCATCAATCCATTACCTTGGGAAAAATACTTCTAACTTGATAATCGTGTCTTCACATCTATAATGGGAAAAGACAACTAAAATTTTGTTTGGATTACATCATAACTGTTGAAACTAATATTTGCTCGTGAAATGAACACTATACCAGCAGTATATGGCCCATTTGAGAAATTGCCTGAAAATTGTGATTTCGTTCTTGTTGAGATTCACTTTTAAAGTACAGCTATAGACCAAATCCTAAGAGACACATACTAATTGAGTTGCAACCAACATTAAGTTTTCAAAACCAGTTTCTATGCTTGGTTTTTATTATTCCAGTACCCCAAGTTCTATGGATAGTATAATAATGTAAGTAGAGCAACCTCCTAAAAACTAAAGAGTACATATATTCATACTATCCAATATATCACCACCCTTTTTCCCGATGGGCGCAAACATATTCTTGAAACCTCTATGTGGTTTACTGAGGAAAGCAGGAACATTTTGTAATTTGTAAACAACACTTTCCTGCCAAAATATTCTAGATTCTAGAAGATCATGACCCACAGCAACGCAGTTTGCAAATGCTGAAATGATGCACATTGACCTTTTATGCAAGGCACACACAAGTTCAAGATAATAGAGATTGCACCTGAAACATTGTTCCCTATGTTGAAGAAGCAACCAGCACCGCTCTTAAGAAATGAAGGGAGCTCAGAAAATGGTATGCCCTTCAAGTTTGAAAGAAAAGGCAGAAAAAGGAGAACAAACAGagcctacaaaaaaaaatagacattaCAAATGCAACATTCAGAATACAGTGTCGCTGAAAGGTAACAGATCAATTCACTCTCTGAAAATGCAATTCCCCATTTTTTTATATACTCCCTTCTGTTTCAATTTGCCTGTCCTAATTGTACTTCCCTTTTTTGGTTTGTTCCAAAAAGAATGTCTCTTTTCGAATTTGACAACTTTTTTAATTTGAGTTTTCCACTTGACATGTTTAATTAAGACCACATTATTAAAAGGTATTTTGGTACATTATACATTTGTAGTTTAAcaccacaaaattcaaaaatttctttaCTTTCTCTAGTTCcatgtcaagtcaaactaagacgaacaaattgaaacggagggaacacacacatatatgtaatataaatgTCTATAAATAGCAATGCTAGACTAAACATCATTGTCTATAGTGTGCAAGGTTGTGCTAACAAACTACAATTGATTCTGCAATAACACTTTGGCAACAGCATAAACTGCAAATAGAAGAGCATAAAGGGTTTGAGTGGCTTGCAAATCCATGAAAAACATATCGGGACCAATCATTGCATATGGTTATGCAGTCTTTTGAATATTTCCTCTCTCTATCAGAAATTGTTGGGCATGACCTCTGCGTAGATGCAAATGAAACTTCACCGAGAACTAGATTTCACGAAAAAaggtttttcttttagcttCCAGTTGACGGCTGGAACTATACAAATGATGCTCAGTGTGACTATTTAAGACAATACAAAAGCCAGCAGTTGGTATTTAATTCCACTCGACTTACAGAATTGAACAAATGGTGCCAAATGTGAAAACAGCTATTTCAACAGAAGAATCAGTAAATTGGCATTTGACTAAAGGCTAATTAACTCAGGACTATGTAGGCATTTTACTCTGAAATAACCCTGAAGAACAGAGTTTTAGGATCCAAAAGTTAGTGTATTAAAATTTCACGCGCTCATACAAATTACCTGGAATCCAGATCCAAAAGAATTGACGACAAAGATATCAAGCACCTTCCCCTGTATAAATTGAATATCTATCAGGACTATGCATTAAACATTACCAACAGAGTTGAGAAGAGATCGATGGAGTATCTCTCATGCACCCCATATTCAAAGCTAAGTGAAGGAACACAAAAAGCTCTGTAAAAGAGAGATGCACCTTGAGTCGGCTAGCAGCATCAATAAAAACAAACTCCTACACATTCAAAGCCCTTGAAATGATTAATTGAGGATCCAGACTGCTATTGGTACACATTGTGATTTATTGAATACCTTAATAATAGATGCAGCGGCTTGGAATGCGCTTGAAGCTACCATCAATACTGGCCAAACAAATGCAATTCCTGCCAGCATCTGGTTGGACTCTGATCCACTGCATTCCACAATCACACAAGCCAAGGTGAATAAAAGCAGAATACCgttcacaaaaataataattatgagcTGCTTGATCATACAGAACAAACTTCCTAGCAGTATCTGTAACAGTTTATCTGCCAAAATGACCAGCCACAGGAAGTAGCTAAGTGACCCCccaaaaaagaagataaatattATAAGTTCTGCATGTTCCCAACCAACTTTGTCAATAGAAGTAAAATAAGTTCCCTTGTAGCTTTATGAATAAGATTGGAGTGCTTCTTTTTGTGCTAACAAGTCAGATGCACTGTCACGTACATGATTCATTCAGGTGGCCCTATAACAAGGAATGAGTTTAGGATACAAAACCTATCAGAGTATCCTCTAAAAGAATGTGATAAAATAGTATTTCACTGAGTGGTGGGGGGTGGGGAGATTGGAGTTCAATAGACCTAAGAACTAGAATTTAGTTATTGATTTTGGAGGGGTGAAAAGTTGGAGAGGATTTTGGCAGCTAGCGAATTGGCAAAGCCTCAGTTACACACCTGAAGTACCAGTGTGGCGCATACCAAGGCTCGTAGCGTGGAATTTAGGATATTATACAATTAATAGGAACATAGGCAACTAAGCACCGACATGCAACAACAAGAAATACAACATGTCCAATGTGAGGCCACAAATGGGGTCTAGGGAGGAGTGGGGTGTATGCAGATGTTACCCCTACCTTTGTTGGGGTAGAGAACTAGGCACTGACATGATGTAATTAAAAAGAAGCAGAACCAGTTTTACTGTAAACAAGAAGTAGAGCAAGGGAGGTGGTCCTCTAGCACTCATATGGACCACATGGAATGAAAGAAACTGTACAACATTTAAAAGGGGATTGAAAGCACCCCGCTACATAATAGCagaattatgttttatttgtatttttgcaGATTCTTGGAGCTCGTGAGACATTTCTATTCGTTTTGAGtttgaaaaagttttttttttgagaaagcaTTTCTATTAATATTGATTATTGGTTGCTCAGCGCCTTGCTCTTTCTAGGAACTGATATTTTTATCTTGAGATGTTCTCTTTTTTAATACACCTTGTGAGTGTGGTCCTCCCATCAATGTCAATAAAACTTAGGATATATGTCTGCTTTGACACCATATCGAAGCACGTGACCACTTCATCTAAAAGCTTGAATTGTTAAATTAGGGACGtttcaaattttcaagaaaCCTCCTCATGAGCAGATCCGATTCTTTTCTCTTTGGCTCAAACTGTCAAACAcgtgaaaatattttgttgatagGTAATAATGATACTTGAACTAAGGACATTTGCCTACTATCATACCATgtgaagtatatttttttttggaaactgaaagataaaaacaaaacgAAGTATATGACCACCTCATATTAAAGATTAATTTGTGAGAGTGGACAATTTCATTATTGATCTTAGGACTTCAACGAAATCCTATTTTGACTTGCAACCTaagaagaaaaacattttttaggaCCCTAAAGGAGAAGAGTGTGTGACCTTGTTACGGCTAGTACCACTCCAGCAGCAACCAATAAGCATCCAGCAATTTGATTCACAGAGTATGTTCGTCCAAGAATGAACACAGAGAGAGTCAGCTGCCACACCAAGAAGGTCTGCAATGAAAAGGTCTTTGCTAAGAAATCTAGTTTTGCTTCTTTTATACATGAGCAAAAACTTTATTAAGCAATCTCGAGGATACAATTATAACTCTTCTAGTTTGAAGTTGGTTAGGACATGAATTTTCAGCAATTTATAGAGCCTACTCCCCATTCATGATTCAATTTTCAGAAATAAGATAGCTGTCAGTAAGGCTACAAAAATTGCAACTAAAAGAAAATGCATGCTTTGAATCACCAAGCATAcatttaattcatcaaaaactACTGCCATGGAGTATTAAATTGTAATAGCAATTTGTGTATACTAAAGGAAAAGCAAGGATGCATTGAATGTGTTGCTCCATCAGAAAAGGGCATCCCATTTCCATGCTCTTGGAGATATACCGCCAAGGCAAAGATAACTTGAGAACTATTTCGTGCTCTTTTATTGGCGAAAAGGGGAATCTTAATGTTATTAGTGTTACCTGACTAAGTATTGGTATGGCTGGTCCAGGAAGCATGGCTGTAAAGTACCAAAAATAAAGCAATCAGAAATCAATTTACAACTCAAAGAATCATCCATATTCATTTCTCTGTGGACCTTACTATTGTTTTCCAGTTTAGATAGAGCAGCAAATAGCTGAGAAAAGACTAATATTTGTTGAAAGACGAGATGTAGAGTAAGAAGTAGAACATAAAGGATCTATCGTCTTTTTCCAGTGAAGGaagaaatctagagagagagagagaggaaacATTCAATTTATTATTGTAGAACTTCCTTAAATACAAGGTAATACCTCCAGCATACATTCCACATATGACCCCAAGGGCTTCGAGGAAACCAATGAGCAAAAACCGTGATTTTGGGTAGGCCACCATCTCCTTTGTTACAATACCAGCACGATATCTCGCATACAAAATGGATAAATAAATAGCCAAGTACCTGAAGTTAATTAAGCCACGTTAAGTATCAGCATCCACGTAGTAAAACAAATATAGGTTAACTAGGATCAAAAACCTTATATTGGATAATGGCATTTCCTACTAAAAATCAAAGTAATGGACATGTTTTTCCACAACCTTCTTTGATCAGCATATTTGAGTTTTTAATTTAGATTGTCATCTCAGCTAGTCATTGACTTGAGTGTAGGCAAATGCTGACCCCTTAGACTAAAAAATTCACTGGGCACTTACTTTCCTATGCATCTAAGGTAGGTCAAACCATGTTGATAATTTACATTCTTTTTGTAAGTACCAAAGTAAATGGTTTATGGTTGACATGCTAGGATTTAAGACACGATGGCACAGAAGGAGTTGGTCTCAAGCAATCAATGATCCAGAGGGATGAAAACTATTCTTCAATCTGCATACTTTATGTGACTCTTCTTTACAGTAGTCATTCAACATTCCACTCCCAGCATCTTCAATGCAAGAGAAATTTACCAGAATAGATGTCCAGTTATAGTGTTGTGCTTCCTAAATACGAAAGGTGATCAATTGCTAAATCAAATGGGTCATCACTACTCACAAACTAAGGTTGGAACTGGATTTTACGTATAGAAGAGAACAAACTTATTGGATATCTCCTCACCTTCATCCTCCTTTGGttataaacacatttttttaaaatggaacTTCAGGAGTAAGGATGTTAGTGTTACTCCCTTCTTTCCAATTTATATGATAACTCTTCTCAATTTGTAAAGTTCCCAAATGTTTGTCATGTTTCTACTCCTATGCAACTGTCGCAGTTATCAGGAATACAAAAATTCACCAATCCAATCAAATTTACAATTTCGATGTGATGCTTTCTTTATAAACCTATTCATCAACAATTACTTTAATGGCTTTCTTCTGCAATCACtaatatgtatgtataaaaatcaaattaaccTCTTAACTCCGCATCCACTCAATTATCTTCCTACACAAAGTAACAAACAGAAAGACATGTTATTTTCATAGTTGAGGGGAGATGATCATGGAGATCTCTGCAAGGTCATTAAGGGACAACATACTATAGTAATTGCAAATTTATGTGTTATATTTTTGACTAGCTACCAGGGCCAACTATGCTGCAGTTATTATGAGCTTTCCACATTCAAAGGACTTTTATGATTTATCTACCACGGAATTGCAATTTCATTCAACCTAAGGTAACTAGGCAACTAGTATACATCTCTGAAACAGCTAAAAACAAGTTATATATGGAAGTCTATGCTCAAGACAGGCAGACAATAGAGTCAGACAACAAAATTTCCTGCGTTTTATTCACAATAGTCACCACTCACATTGAAGTCCTACTAACTATCTCTATGCGAGTGTTCAATATATTCCAAAAAGATCAGGAACAAAGTATGAGATTCATGAGGTTTGATCATTACAAATTCAGATGATCAAAAAGTACGActatcatgattttttttttcgtaAAGATTTACAAGAGTGAAAAAATCATAGTCgaaggaaaacaaagacaatcaCACTCTTCAAATAGTAGCGTCACTCTTTCTGAAATGGAGAAAGTATTAAATTAGCTCCCTAAAACAACTTTCAGCTTCAAAgtacaaaaaattcaaatcatacAGGTAAACATCTGTGATCGGGGATCATACAATAATTGAAAGAGAAACACCAAAAAAACTCACCCAAAAGTAGTAAGTTGAGCTAGAAAAAACGGGTACTCCTTCATCGGAACAAGCGCAAGTTTGTAAAGCACCCGATTCCCAACACCAAGCACCAAAGTCAAAGCAGAATTCAGAACGATTAACTCTCTAGTCACATCCAACTGGCGGCCAGAATCACTTCCCACAGCAGGTGCGCGGAATTTTGAGCTCGAATTCGAAGTCTGCCGAGTAAACGAGGTACTCCGGCGGTGGATTTCCAGACGCCGTGAAGATGTGAGAAGGGGCATAATCGGAGAAATGCGACTTGGAGAAGAAGGCAATGAGAAGAGAGATTTAGGGTTTGATCCATTGAAAGCACGAGGAAGAGATTGTGTAGGTAATTTGGCGCGAATGGTTTGAGAAGATAAAGAGCGAGACTCCATGAAATTGATCTTTTGGTTAGGTGAATGTGGAAAGCTCACTGATACGAACTACTCATATAAAGTAAAATTCAAACCTTCAAATAAGATAATTGGtcccattaaaaaaaaattaaaaaaaggtgAACTTTGTTTAGATTGCAAATAAAGTATTTAGAAAAAAGTACATGGACAACCTCAAAAATTTACAtagaactttttttaaaataatatttgaattatatattatcataattgaatatttaaatatataataaaaaattattgttaaacattttatagttttaattttgaaaaagaaaacctTATCACTTGAAGAATAAAGATCTtatataaataagttaataaaaaatatatatggtcttttttaattatacatGTTATGTTAAATTAGAATACATTTagattttatgatttattgaGATTAGTGAAATATACTCAATTAAAGGaggaaatatatattatgtaataaTTCTTCTACGTAATAAATTGAGAACACATGTAAAGttaaattgaaaaatgtttagtataaatatcttatattttatgttcGATTGAAATgaatatcaattcaaatatatggaATAAAATTGCTCCACAAATTTAAGATATTATCAATATTAACCTCAAAAAACACATGGAACATGTGTATGCATATTCAATTTCCCTTTCATTTAGTCCGCTTTCTGGTTTCATAATGTATTCTTTGTATGTCAGTtggaattattatttatttttcatatcatttcaaTATAAGCTTCGAGATTTATGCTTAATACAAATAATACCGTCCGCCTTCATTGTCTTTTCCAAGCTACGACACATTATTTCAAGGATACGGTTGGtcaaatcaattatttattttattttaaattttatttttagtgatgaaatttttatattttatttgaagtataGAATATAGAATTTTAGAccatgtgttatttttttttttaattattattgataagaagagagagagaaaggttcaaaagaaaatgccatttttcaattttttttggaaccCCAAGANaatttttatattttatttgaagtataGAATATAGAATTTTAGAccatgtgttattttttttttttaattattattgataagaagagagagagaaaggttcaaaagaaaatgccatttttcaattttttttggaaccCCAAGGTAATTCGAAGTTGCTATAATTTCTGCCACAACCTCTGTTCTTTTGGGTGAGCACTTTGTGCGCATTGAGTAAACTCTCCATTGTGTAATAGCCTGCAAATAACACATGGAATATAAACCGCACGATTTACTAGGTAAGTCCTATGCGACAGGCTCGACTTAGAAGTTATTGAGGGGAATCAATCCCGGGTCATCGGTGTGgataataattcaatattttatgaatCATTATATAATGAACTTAGAGCTAACGTAGATTAGTTTTAAAAGCCTACTAATTTAAGTAAGTATCTATTGTGTTCTTCGATAGTGAAGTCATTTCCAAAGGAGAAACAATGTGTTTTTGAAATCTACGTGTTTCGTGGTTAAAGTCTCTGAAGAGTTTAAATGAATTAGATTTGACTaggtagaaagaaaaaaaatcttgacaaaaaattaatattatgcgGATATATAACTCAAACTCCTTTATATTCTTTGAATTTTATCGGTGGTGTAGCTATTAAGATCAATACAATTATTTATGTCTCTTGTAAAATTGATTAgctacattatattttgttttaaaatttttcttattctttgtAAGTTATTTTATGACACGAAAAAAGAATCACACATCtacaataaaattagaaaaaaaatgaataataattctATCAAACGATATAAATATCCGAACAACTAATAGCTACATAGTTTTTCTATGATAAAATCTCTCAAC includes:
- the LOC107015565 gene encoding protein CLT2, chloroplastic, with product MESRSLSSQTIRAKLPTQSLPRAFNGSNPKSLFSLPSSPSRISPIMPLLTSSRRLEIHRRSTSFTRQTSNSSSKFRAPAVGSDSGRQLDVTRELIVLNSALTLVLGVGNRVLYKLALVPMKEYPFFLAQLTTFGYLAIYLSILYARYRAGIVTKEMVAYPKSRFLLIGFLEALGVICGMYAGAMLPGPAIPILSQTFLVWQLTLSVFILGRTYSVNQIAGCLLVAAGVVLAVTSGSESNQMLAGIAFVWPVLMVASSAFQAAASIIKEFVFIDAASRLKGKVLDIFVVNSFGSGFQALFVLLFLPFLSNLKGIPFSELPSFLKSGAGCFFNIGNNVSGCDGAPLLPLLYIFTNIAFNISALNLMKISSAVISSLVVMSSVPLSMYLLSMPLPYLPQGSSLSPFFLLGSAVLLIGLILYNIPRTQKQDTEL